A single region of the Synergistales bacterium genome encodes:
- a CDS encoding TolC family protein gives EHNASLKAARAGLQAAAGAVGGEAAGPRPSLAIQGSGTLVVNEDTNTQSIGLGLNQQIDLWGKMDLQLRQAVLSLAAQRAAYREQANSLLARAERLFWQGTVTRQKLALYDSLVEQRTKDLELARKRYDLGAVPRLDVVRAQVQLEKVRAQRSTIQAELRDILAGMRELVGNTEFVRPSREVEPPALPQSLREGTIDGNPALRRAEVALQATSVDRELAALGMRPTLSANLSYTAASNAALSSEGDILLALDLTVPLYDGGRTKNAAERARHLQRQAEQNLAQARHTLRRQLEEADNRWEKAIALEHSRSEEVRLAREELRITRLRYNTGVGSQADLLDARREEEAARSSYLDVLQEMHLSLVSLREVQGRYAADLPEER, from the coding sequence GAGCACAACGCCTCGCTCAAGGCCGCCCGGGCAGGTCTGCAGGCGGCTGCCGGCGCCGTGGGGGGCGAAGCGGCCGGCCCGCGTCCCTCCCTGGCGATCCAGGGTTCCGGCACCCTGGTGGTCAACGAGGACACCAACACCCAGTCCATCGGGCTGGGGCTGAACCAACAGATCGACCTCTGGGGGAAGATGGACCTCCAGCTCCGTCAGGCCGTCCTCTCTCTGGCCGCCCAACGCGCCGCCTACAGGGAACAGGCGAACAGCCTGCTGGCCAGAGCGGAACGCCTCTTCTGGCAAGGCACCGTGACCCGGCAGAAGCTGGCCCTCTACGACTCCCTGGTGGAGCAGCGCACCAAAGACCTGGAGCTCGCCCGGAAACGCTATGACCTCGGCGCCGTGCCCCGGCTCGACGTGGTGCGCGCCCAGGTCCAGCTGGAAAAGGTGCGGGCCCAGCGGTCCACCATCCAGGCCGAACTGCGGGACATCCTGGCGGGAATGCGGGAGCTCGTCGGCAACACCGAGTTTGTCCGCCCCAGCCGGGAGGTGGAGCCCCCCGCCCTCCCCCAATCCCTCCGGGAAGGCACCATCGACGGCAACCCGGCGCTGCGCAGGGCCGAGGTCGCCCTGCAGGCCACCTCCGTCGACAGGGAGCTGGCCGCGCTGGGCATGCGCCCCACCCTGTCGGCGAACCTCAGCTACACGGCGGCCTCCAATGCGGCCCTCTCCAGCGAGGGGGACATCCTCCTGGCCCTGGACCTCACCGTCCCCCTCTACGACGGCGGCCGCACCAAAAACGCCGCCGAGCGGGCCCGCCATCTCCAGCGCCAGGCCGAACAGAACCTCGCCCAGGCCCGGCATACCCTCCGGCGGCAGCTGGAAGAGGCGGACAACCGCTGGGAGAAGGCCATCGCCCTGGAGCACAGCCGGTCCGAAGAGGTACGCCTTGCCAGGGAGGAGCTGCGGATCACCCGGCTCCGCTACAACACCGGCGTGGGCTCCCAGGCGGATCTCCTGGACGCCCGCCGGGAGGAAGAGGCGGCGCGCTCCTCCTACCTCGACGTCCTGCAGGAGATGCACCTCTCTCTGGTGTCGCTGCGGGAGGTGCAGGGTCGCTATGCCGCCGATCTCCCGGAAGAACGGTAA
- a CDS encoding Na/Pi symporter: protein MGFLLAHLTDLIFIAGGLGLFLHGLESSATSVRKSLGDGSRRIMAAFAGRKGLSFVVGIFLSALSQSSTAATSFTVGLVDVGILPLTSAIVVMMGASVGATFVTILLSLDIVRYAPLVLVLSVFAARTGRGRTRQIAQIAQGISLLLTGMFLISTGVDPLMADSRLQGSILALVSSPLLLGVAAFVLTSLIQSSSAVMALAIATVGTGTVPVAAVLPVVLGSHVGSSTTVLLAGLGTRRNARRLAWSTLLYKLGGALLLLPLLPLLPGLAGAVLPAPQTQVAGVHFLFVWGNALAFLPLVPLLDLLSRKIASLGGSIGLSEPRYIDDGLLVFPALALSLLSREMIRLGNHMEELLVLLLFRREETDRIERYRESVETLSAACSDYLLELRDPLEDPGLHREYASLAYTMTFVREMAAILTDRLARSATALDQGFADSPQAAPAWSRCADELVSVFRNALGAFALGEQKLASQSCAARDRMLAASGEIRGILTDNGALFDTAATMRGWELLSSSEELARAATEVAGGYTARHRGAITEETGGEHP from the coding sequence ATGGGCTTTCTGCTCGCCCACCTCACCGATCTGATCTTCATCGCCGGTGGACTGGGCCTCTTCCTGCACGGGCTGGAATCCAGCGCCACCAGCGTCCGCAAGAGCCTGGGCGACGGTTCGCGCCGGATCATGGCGGCCTTCGCCGGGCGCAAAGGCCTCTCCTTTGTGGTGGGAATCTTCCTCTCCGCCCTCTCCCAGAGCAGCACGGCGGCCACCTCCTTCACCGTCGGTCTGGTGGACGTGGGCATCCTGCCGCTGACCTCGGCCATCGTGGTGATGATGGGCGCCAGCGTGGGCGCCACCTTCGTCACCATCCTGCTGAGCCTGGACATCGTCCGCTACGCCCCTCTGGTGCTGGTGCTCAGCGTCTTCGCGGCCCGCACCGGCCGCGGACGGACCAGACAGATCGCCCAGATCGCCCAGGGGATCTCGCTGCTCCTCACGGGGATGTTTCTCATCTCCACCGGAGTGGACCCCCTCATGGCCGACAGCCGCCTTCAGGGGAGCATCCTGGCGCTCGTCTCCTCGCCGCTGCTTCTCGGTGTCGCCGCCTTTGTGCTCACCTCGCTGATCCAGAGCAGCTCGGCGGTGATGGCCCTGGCCATCGCCACGGTGGGGACCGGGACGGTCCCCGTGGCTGCCGTCCTCCCCGTGGTGCTGGGCTCCCATGTGGGCTCGTCCACCACGGTGCTGCTGGCGGGGCTCGGCACGAGACGCAACGCCCGCCGGCTCGCCTGGAGCACCCTCCTCTACAAGCTCGGCGGCGCCCTCCTCCTGCTGCCGCTGCTGCCGCTGCTGCCCGGCCTGGCGGGGGCGGTGCTGCCCGCTCCCCAGACCCAGGTGGCGGGGGTGCACTTCCTCTTCGTCTGGGGCAACGCGCTCGCGTTCCTCCCCCTGGTGCCGCTGCTCGATCTGCTGAGCCGCAAGATAGCCTCCCTGGGGGGCTCTATCGGCCTCTCCGAGCCCCGGTATATCGACGACGGCCTGCTGGTCTTCCCCGCCCTCGCGCTGTCGTTGCTCTCCAGGGAGATGATCCGCCTGGGCAACCATATGGAGGAGCTCCTGGTCCTCCTGCTCTTCCGCCGGGAGGAAACCGACCGGATCGAGCGCTACCGGGAAAGCGTGGAGACCCTGTCGGCGGCCTGCTCCGACTATCTCCTGGAGCTCCGCGACCCGCTGGAGGATCCCGGGCTCCACAGGGAGTACGCCTCTCTGGCCTACACCATGACCTTTGTCCGGGAGATGGCCGCCATCCTTACCGACCGGCTCGCCCGGAGCGCCACCGCCCTGGACCAGGGATTCGCCGACAGCCCCCAGGCGGCCCCGGCCTGGTCCCGCTGCGCCGACGAGCTGGTGTCGGTCTTCCGCAACGCCCTCGGCGCCTTCGCCCTGGGTGAGCAGAAGCTCGCCTCCCAGTCTTGCGCCGCCCGGGACCGGATGCTTGCGGCTTCCGGCGAGATCCGTGGTATCCTCACTGACAACGGAGCGCTCTTCGACACCGCCGCCACCATGCGGGGATGGGAGCTGCTCTCCTCGTCGGAAGAGCTGGCCCGGGCCGCCACCGAGGTGGCCGGAGGCTACACCGCGCGCCACCGAGGCGCGATCACGGAAGAGACGGGCGGTGAACATCCATGA
- the phoU gene encoding phosphate signaling complex protein PhoU, with protein sequence MKLFGKKQEQRTEELLYQRDKRELTRLLSEMGDTTETALRQAIRSLLERNSDLAGQVIAGDDQVDDLEVSIEQECLRSIGMRQPVRDDLRFVFSVLKIITDLERMGDQAVNIAKTSMELNRRPLFKPLEDTPRMAEQAVTMMSNALQAFTEEDAELALQVFKNDATVDRYYAAIFEEIMVLLARGENSERGDIERAMRLVLVARALERVGDHAANIAERAYFMVTGGRIKEEIRRREGRSENDAPAGPGDDLLASGENGAGRPGSAS encoded by the coding sequence ATGAAACTCTTCGGCAAAAAACAGGAACAACGCACCGAGGAACTGCTCTACCAACGGGACAAGCGGGAGCTCACCCGACTGCTCTCCGAGATGGGGGACACCACGGAGACGGCTCTGCGCCAGGCCATCCGGTCCCTTCTGGAACGGAACAGCGATCTGGCCGGGCAGGTCATCGCGGGCGACGATCAGGTGGACGACCTGGAGGTCTCCATCGAACAGGAGTGCCTGCGCTCCATCGGCATGCGCCAGCCCGTCCGGGACGACCTGCGCTTCGTCTTCTCGGTACTGAAGATCATCACCGACCTGGAGCGTATGGGCGATCAGGCCGTCAACATCGCCAAAACGAGCATGGAACTCAACCGGCGGCCGCTGTTCAAACCGCTGGAGGACACCCCCAGAATGGCCGAGCAGGCGGTCACCATGATGAGCAACGCCCTGCAGGCCTTCACCGAAGAGGACGCCGAACTGGCCCTGCAGGTGTTCAAAAACGATGCCACGGTGGACCGCTACTACGCGGCCATCTTCGAGGAGATCATGGTTCTGCTTGCCAGGGGGGAAAACAGCGAACGGGGAGACATCGAGCGGGCCATGCGGCTGGTGCTGGTCGCCCGGGCCCTGGAGCGGGTGGGCGACCACGCCGCCAACATCGCCGAACGGGCCTACTTTATGGTCACCGGCGGCCGGATCAAAGAGGAGATCCGCCGCCGGGAGGGCCGGAGCGAGAACGACGCCCCCGCGGGACCCGGCGACGATCTCCTCGCCTCCGGGGAAAACGGCGCCGGGCGCCCCGGCAGTGCGTCCTGA
- a CDS encoding DUF1847 domain-containing protein translates to MRCDQCTTKSCEDEQPCIATDSLPLYEESEDHRMLQVAGEVEARFYEKLGRFDEILEFSRRMGYRTLGMAFCIGLAEEAAVAGRIIEREFAFHSVCCKVGGVLKADLGLISRPWIGTVTCNPKEQARILNEAGTDLNIILGLCVGHDALFTKASEAPVTTLAAKDRTLGHNPLAAVYCPYLRRHLGKAPVERTEV, encoded by the coding sequence ATGCGTTGCGACCAATGCACCACCAAGTCCTGTGAAGACGAACAGCCCTGTATCGCCACCGACAGCCTGCCTCTCTACGAGGAGAGCGAGGACCACCGGATGCTCCAGGTGGCCGGCGAGGTGGAGGCCCGTTTCTACGAGAAGCTGGGCCGCTTCGACGAGATCCTGGAGTTCTCCAGGCGGATGGGGTACAGAACGCTTGGGATGGCCTTCTGTATCGGTCTGGCCGAAGAGGCGGCCGTGGCGGGCCGGATCATCGAGCGGGAGTTTGCCTTCCACTCTGTCTGCTGCAAGGTGGGCGGCGTGCTCAAGGCCGATCTGGGGCTGATCTCCCGCCCCTGGATCGGCACGGTGACCTGCAATCCCAAGGAGCAGGCCCGGATCCTCAACGAGGCCGGCACGGACCTGAACATCATCCTAGGGCTCTGCGTGGGCCACGACGCCCTCTTCACCAAGGCCTCGGAGGCCCCGGTGACCACCCTGGCGGCCAAGGACCGTACCCTGGGGCACAACCCTCTGGCCGCCGTCTACTGCCCCTACCTCCGGCGCCACCTGGGCAAGGCTCCGGTGGAGCGTACCGAGGTGTAG
- the tpx gene encoding thiol peroxidase: MERKDIVTMKGNPVTLVGPALKPGDQAPGFTVLDQELKPVTLEDLGDALKVISVTPSLDTPVCDLQAHRFNDEAVGLPGDVVVLNISMDLPFAIKRFCLTEEINNIRVLSDHREASFGTAYGVLMKELRLLARSVFIIDPENTIRYIEVVHEATHHPEYDGALAAAKRQLR, encoded by the coding sequence ATGGAACGCAAGGACATCGTCACGATGAAGGGAAACCCGGTGACCCTTGTGGGCCCGGCGCTCAAGCCGGGAGACCAGGCGCCGGGATTCACAGTGCTGGACCAGGAACTCAAACCGGTGACCCTGGAGGATTTGGGAGACGCGCTGAAGGTGATCAGCGTCACGCCGTCGCTGGACACGCCGGTCTGCGATCTGCAGGCCCACCGCTTCAACGACGAGGCCGTAGGCCTGCCCGGAGATGTGGTGGTCCTCAACATCAGCATGGATCTCCCCTTCGCCATCAAACGCTTCTGCCTCACCGAGGAGATCAACAACATCCGGGTCCTCTCGGACCACCGGGAGGCCTCCTTCGGCACCGCCTACGGCGTCCTCATGAAGGAGCTCCGCCTGCTGGCCCGGTCGGTGTTCATCATCGACCCGGAGAACACCATCCGCTATATCGAGGTGGTCCACGAGGCGACCCACCACCCCGAGTACGACGGCGCGCTGGCAGCGGCCAAACGGCAGCTGCGGTAG